The segment AAAGTGGACTTGGAAAGAGGAAAGgaggaaaggaaaaggaaaaaaaatgaaatgagaGGATGACCATTCTTCCACTCAGCAAAGCaaattcataaaagaaaaatgcaGTATCTTGAGTTTATAAACCCAGCGAACATTGTTTACAGGTGATGCAATATGAGTTATCCGGAGCAAAATTTTGTATAAATCAAGGATTCGAAAGTCTGCCCGGCTGAATTTGAGTAACTAAGAACATCAAGATCAATACAAATCACTAAACTGAACCTTGTGGGTTGTAATTTCATTTGAACCACAAATAAGAATTCATAAGCAATCATCATTCTTGCATTCTCTTTGCACAAACTTCTTTCTATGTAAATTGCATCCATTGACACCGGAAACGCTCTCTGCCAAGAtgcaaagaggaaacaaaaaaggaaagaagggAGCGAATGATCATTCTTCACCTGTAAAACGCAAAGTTCAGAAAAGAAAATGCAGTATCTCGAGTAAATGAAATTATGAATCCACTGAACATTGGCAGCAGATGCAATATGAATTAAGATAGCTGTGAATTTTGTGGAGCAAACTTTATATGGATTCATAAGAATCATGCGGCAGATCTGTCCTGCAAAATTTGAGCAATTGAGAATCTCAAGATCAATACAAATGATTAAACTCAAACTTGTGGGTTTTCATTTGAGTTTAGAGTGGAGATCACACAACAGAAACCACCCTAATTCTTACATTTCCTTTACACAAAGTTTTCCTATGTAATTTGCAACCACTGAACACTGGTAACGCATCGGATCCACCGTCCACGTGTCCTCCGACAAAATCACAGCCCTATATCTCAGGATTAGACCGAAAATATACACCAAAAATTATTGATCACTTGTAGATCTCATGAGTCATGAGACCATGACCACCATTACTCACTAACCCCCAAAACCCTTAAACCCTTCTCCTCAATAACTCACCACCTTCGCCCGCCGCACTGCGCCTGCGGCCGGCGCCGCCCCCTGCCGCCCTTGGCGGGGCACGCGGTCAccacggccggcggcggcgccacgcAGTTCCAGTGCGCGCACACGGCCGAGCTGGCCGGCACGCCGCCCACGCCAATCCCAGTAAGGAAGTTGTCCTGCAGGAACAGCACCCGCATCCGGCCACTCTCCGCCGCAGCGGCGATCTCCTGCGGCACCTCACCGGCGAACCTGTTGCCGTTCAGGTACACCGCGCCCGCGGTCGCCAGCTCCGGCGGGACCCGCCCGGACAGCGCGTTGTGGCTGAGGTCCACCGTGGCGCCGGGCGGCAGACGCCCCGCCGGGCGGAGCTCGCCGGAGAACGCGTTCTTGCGCAGCTGCAGGTAACCAATCCGAAAGGAGAAGACTTCGCCGGGTACCTCGCCGGAGAACCAGTTCTGGCCGAGGTCAAGAAACGACAGCCTGGGCAGCCTCCGGAGCACGGTGCCCACTGGGCCGGAGAGCCGGTTCCCGGCAAGGGACAGGTACAAGAGCGTTCCCGGGAGAGGTGGAACGGCGCCCGACAAGCGGTTGCTCCTGAGGTCGAGATGGACCAACGGCGAGCTCACCGTCCTGGGGATCTCGCCGGAGAGGGAGTTGTGGGAGAGGACGAGCGTCCGCAGACCCCTGAGTTGGAGGAGCGACGGGGGTATCCAGCCGGAGAAGGAGTTCTTGCTCAGGTCGACGGTCCGCAGCGCGGGGGAGAATGCGGCGGGGATGTCGCCGGAGAGGAGGTTCCCGGAGAGCGCCAAGAACCGGAGCGACGGgagcgcggcgacggcgacagAGAGCCCCCCGGTCACGCGGCCGGGgacgagggagagggagctcagCGCGGAGAGCCGCGCGACCGCGGCGTCTGGGAACGGGCCGGAGAGGCCCGGCGCGCCGGCGCGGGGGTCGCCGAGCGCCAGCGTGACGACGCGGCCGTCCCCGGAGCAGGAGACTCCAGCAAAGGCGCAGGGGTCAGCGGTGAAGTCCCAGGACGCGAAGAAGCGGGAGCCCGGCAGGTCGGAGAGCGCGCGCCGGACGGCCTGCAGCGCCAGGTAGTCCACCGGGTGCAGCGttgcctccaccgccgccgccagaaCGAACACAACAAGCATCAGCAGGAGGCGCGTCGCGCGCGCGCCCATGACCATGAGGCGAAGTGGTAGTTCTGGTCCTGGCAGCAGCAATGGAGCTCACTGTGTGGAGTAAGATGGTGGGTGTGCTTTGGAGGCGGCGGCGTCTTTGGTGGGGGGCCTCTGTGCTTTGAAGCGCGTGCGGCGAGGCAGTGGACCCCACAAGATGACGAGAGATCCCACTGACATCTGGGCCCCATGTGTCAGTGGCCGGCACTGCGGAGCGAGCCGTGCGGGTGGAGGCGGAGCTGGAGGTCTAATGTGTACACGTGGTGTCACTGCCATGTGGGCCTGCGTTGGGGGCTCGGGCGAGAGAACCCTACCTCCCCTGCACGCCACGTCGTTCTTGTCTCACCGGCACGTGGACCCGATACTCTCCATGGCCCACACGTCAGAAACTGAAGAGTACAGCCCTGCTCTTCTTGGAGAACGCGTTGCGAATGACACGTGGGTCCCTTCACCTGTGCCCCACATGGAAGTGAGAGCCTTCCTCCTCGTGTCGCCGCGCTGGCAGTGGGTACACGCGGGGAGGTGTGGTCCCCACGTGCGCTTGGAgcgagggaaaaaaaaaagggataaatgcaaaaccccctaaaagttacttgtattttgattttccccttaaaaattgttttgttgcaaaaaattcctcaaatgtttgattttgttgtaaaaacacccccaaaaattcaaacatttttaaaaaaatcaaaaaaaattctaaaaaaactagagacaattataagaccttttgtgaaatttgttttcaaaaataatatcttttgcatcatatttcatggagagtaagttaaaaaaaaaagaaaaacgtgcaactcatttattaattcgagttaaatgcatagttaattatttactaatccaaaaatcatgaaataattttttttagtcttcttacatgatcctctatcttgtaaaaatatatgaaatcctgaaatagttattgtaacgtgcaggattgagtaaatgtgttgcagatagattaattcataactaatccataacaccctaaaattagtgaatctacttttattagtttacttaaataattatttgtgtaggaaaaataatggtagacatgataaagttaaaataacatgagttaataaatgagctgcacatttttcttttttttcccaaacttcctctccatgaaatatgatgcaaaggatattatttttgcaaaaaaatttaacagaaggtcttagaattgtctctagtttttttagaattttttaataatttttttatttttttaatttttagggggttttttgcaacaaagtcaaatttttgggggttttttttcaacaaaacaactttttttggtgggggggggggggaagtcaaaatccaagtgacttttggcgggggggggggggggttgcagttttcccaaaaaaaaagcGAGCTGCTGCCCgctttagggcctgtttggttgacTGCATGCCCTCAGTCTGATTTGTATGAGTTAAACTGGCTGTGTTGAGATAGGCTGAGGAGATGTAGTAGGGTTTGTTTGGTTAGCTGCTTGTGCTCAGTCTggttgagaagagattgtgtttagTTGTCTGCATAAGTATATGTtgtattacaaagaaactcacttttttaccaaataacctagggttgaaaatatttttataaattagtacatcaccggataagaatattagtgaatattttatgatttttagggaattttaattaaatattgacttaggcTTTTTGATCAacctaattaaaatgggttgttagtgagctctaatttactcacgaaaacatttagaatttttaaacgtctaaataaaatcgaaagttaaataaaaaaattcgtaCGTACAATATTTTTCATCTCCCCAGCCAGGCCCAACGAAAACAAccgatttcgacgttttccCGAGTCTGGCTAGATAGATACAGCTGTAGGAGTGGGTGCAGTCACAAGCGCCAACTAAACACATGCACACCAATCAGCTCTGCATCCGTCGGTACATGCAAGCAAGGCATCCAAGCACACCCTTACTAGTTGCACCGGTGCAGAAAAGGCCAGGTCAAAACGGTCAGAGCCACCAGGTCGCTCTCGCTGTCCCGTGCACGAATCTCCACGCGCCACGCCTGTGTCCTGATGAGTGTAAGCTTTCATTCCCGAAAGCAGCAGCATCTTCTCCTTGCTCTTGTTTGCTTGTGCTTTGTTTTGCCCTAATCATGGGGTATCTAGGGCAAAAAGTTGATGTATCTCGGACTAGTATTAGTCCAGACACCCGTCCGAGTCGGATTCCAATGCTCATATCACATTTTGAGTTGCATTTCAATTTTTTGTCTAATAAGACACCAAGATCCGAGTCAAATTCCTATACCACGTCTGTCTAGATAACATTGTTTAGGGCATGAGCAGCCTCTTTGTCCAAATGTCCTGTTGTCTCGTATTGCATTTTTGCATTGCAGGCAGCAATGCAGCAGCACCTTTTCCTGCTCTACAGCCTACAGGATGTGACATGGTGCTTGGCTCCAGCAAGCTCCAAGCGAGACCGATACTTCCATGGGTGCCCTGACAAGCCACAAATGTCTTCCTCCTTCGCCAACTGGATTCTGTGATTTGTATTCACATGCCACATTTCAGTAACTTCTTTGTAAGCCCAAGTTGCGCCAACCTGAACATATATAACTCGAGACAGATACAGTTCCATTTCACGCTTGATTTCGTGGTAACCATCGACTTCTCTGGGTTTTCCTTCGTTACTTGAAACATTCGGTGGCATGAGCTTCGTCATTCATTAAAGTGGGGAGTAGATTAGACGACTCGTAGATCGAACGTCGTTTAGCATGTCTCCTAATCTTGTGCTCAACTAATCTtgaggcagcagcagcaggggcgACACCAAGGTGAGCTACCCTAGTGCACGTGTATAAAAGAACTAATACTTTTTACTAGTCCACATATAGCAGAACATTGCTTGAAAATTATATACGTTATGAAGTGATGCACCAGGGATTTTTTTTCACTCTAGCATCGCCCGTGAGCAACACCATGTGTAACAGGTAATTTTTGGTTGCTATGTTTGGCCATGCAAGGAACATGCCACTGCTAAGCTCAGTGTCCTGGTAAGTAGGTTACATGGGAGGGACACACAGCACAGCAACTCAATAAagagtgagctcctcactgaggaCACCATTGCCATTGCCGTATTGCACAGAGAAGTGATGTTGCTGATGCAGTTTTGTTGCCGGTGTACGTGCCTCTGAATTCTTCTGAACCTCTGCGTCtgcaaacacacacacatacacagaGGCCATTGAATGACAGCGGTAGTGCGGACCAAACGCAACCGAAGCAAATCTACGCATTTATGCTAGTGCGTGGCAGACATCCGAGTTACTCATCTTGCTGAAAATCTACTGCCTCTCTGGCTGCTGCTTGCTTGTTCTTGGCAGGTGAGAACTCAGAAGAGGCAGACAGGCTTGATAAGATGGTGTTTAGTGAGGCGAAACACCATCAATGTGGTGGTTAATATGTATATTGAGCAATGTTTAATTGTGGAGTAATATGGTGCAGATCGACCTGCAACATATATCACTTGCTGTGGACAAAACCCTTTCATATATGCATGCACTCATGTGGGTACCAAACAAGAGTGCTGGCTTAATGTGAGAGCTGAGATTCAGGTGCAGTGATCAATCTTCTGTTTCGTGCGATAATTGATCCACATTGATTTTATTGTTGCGCTTGGGGTCCTATGAGACAAGATACTTCATTACTCCGGGCACGATGATCAGGAGAGTGTGCAGCCGTATAGTCTAGCTCCCTATACCTACCAGCCAAGTCTCCAACCTAGGTCTAAATAAGCTTGCTAAACGCACAGGCTCAACTATAGCCACGACCAAAGCCATGGGCAACTCAACCTAGAAAACTAGCTTGATAGGTGCGGAATCCTCCATCTTTTAAGTCGTGCTCATCCATCATCAATTTTCAATGTGAAACTAAATCTAATAATCTTTCCCGACACACATTGGGTCCTAACAATCTCCCCCGTCACACACAACATATGTAATCCTAGAGACGTTTCGGCTCACCTGCACAGTGTGATCTTAAAGATGTTCCGATTTGTCGAccttaggctctgataccacttgttaaaGTGCGCAACAGTCTGATCTAGCTCTCT is part of the Phragmites australis chromosome 12, lpPhrAust1.1, whole genome shotgun sequence genome and harbors:
- the LOC133887333 gene encoding LRR receptor-like serine/threonine-protein kinase SIK1, whose amino-acid sequence is MVMGARATRLLLMLVVFVLAAAVEATLHPVDYLALQAVRRALSDLPGSRFFASWDFTADPCAFAGVSCSGDGRVVTLALGDPRAGAPGLSGPFPDAAVARLSALSSLSLVPGRVTGGLSVAVAALPSLRFLALSGNLLSGDIPAAFSPALRTVDLSKNSFSGWIPPSLLQLRGLRTLVLSHNSLSGEIPRTVSSPLVHLDLRSNRLSGAVPPLPGTLLYLSLAGNRLSGPVGTVLRRLPRLSFLDLGQNWFSGEVPGEVFSFRIGYLQLRKNAFSGELRPAGRLPPGATVDLSHNALSGRVPPELATAGAVYLNGNRFAGEVPQEIAAAAESGRMRVLFLQDNFLTGIGVGGVPASSAVCAHWNCVAPPPAVVTACPAKGGRGRRRPQAQCGGRRW